The following proteins are co-located in the Fusarium verticillioides 7600 chromosome 7, whole genome shotgun sequence genome:
- a CDS encoding hypothetical protein (At least one base has a quality score < 10), protein MLKIQNRRRAASIHSSRTIHDPSGDSPSASVRITSAASVQASDQQSSTTRADRAWGLMNGIVGTAPMGAMYVRALYDYEADDRTSLSFHEGDVIQVITQLESGWWDGVINGVRGWFPSNYCQLITSPDDIPDSAHNGTFDAVEDDAEDPEMYDDQYDQDDDSEQDGPIALPLEGTDGGDSSRADFWIPQATPDGRLFYYNMMTGDRSMELPLESPVSSNETGPRDRMNVNIPDKTRPPPEMMARGLTQDEDDEYLTSASEAEGDSSRLASRRSKHTKRASFGALSPSTSMDSINGASPVGRLRNGASSNGHLTAGQVPNIASATSFTSTTYNLPTTATVPRSFFDDGSTPSLSWTLLVSNMRRAIDRYREAIMNNNRSEYVAKAEDISDHLRLLLAAGSGTTDNHSGQPSIISTNKALYPHFRDMMSKFSKLVISSHIAAADWPNAESIQKCLQEADGVLMGVYSYVEVARQQRGEEIPRLFPGFVIGSNTGGSWQNNGLGPRDEITANFLEDEEGVVEPTAILDNKMLERLDEQKRILVSSIRELDKSLVVLEKIVTPYRHEVIGNNVCFAGGRVLDTFRQWIAMIESIDLSSLGNSFQTPQLADLGTHKQSLYDNISDLILGCQAVAGPLADEWSEVRGEALENRLEYVRQCARALETNSSHIGFSLQLLSEQVQINMQQHQAEVRPRENSFVRSTLQRGETMPYDRPHQRTESRTAPVRPPLITSQSFTEGEPAPGNMRRGDYSKVKKIFGEDPSPQVPVTEDTPEFLLLDYEHEVSWDSKTSPPTVKGGSLLALVEQLTRHDKLDSNFNNTFLLTYRSFTTARELFEMLIKRFNIQPPEGLSQADFEIWRDRKQKLIRFRVVNILKNWFDNFWMEDYNDESKQLVRDVYSFAKDTVKSTETPGSAPLMAVLDQRLSGKEAGARRMIQTVNQNTPTPIMPKNMKKLKFLDIDVVEFARQLTIVESRLYGKVKATECLNKTWQKKVPEGEPDLAPNVKALILHSNQMTNWVAEMILAQMEVKKRVVVIKHFVSVADVSN, encoded by the exons ATGCTCAAGATACAGAACCGCCGCCGTGCCGCCAGTATCCACTCTTCGCGCACTATCCACGACCCCTCCGGCGACTCACCGTCCGCTTCCGTGCGTATCACTTCTGCTGCCTCCGTTCAAGCTTCCGATCAACAATCCTCGACAACTCGGGCTGATCGCGCCTGGGGCCTCATGAACGGCATCGTCGGTACCGCCCCAATGGGGGCCATGTATGTCCGCGCCCTCTACGACTACGAGGCCGACGATCGCACTAGTCTCAGTTTCCATGAAGGAGATGTAATTCAAGTCATCACCCAGCTCGAGAGCGGCTGGTGGGATGGCGTTATAAATGGTGTTCGAGGCTGGTTCCCTAGCAACTACTGTCAGCTTATCACGAGTCCCGACGATATACCTGACAGCGCCCACAATGGAACCTTTGACGCTGTCGAGGATGATGCCGAAGACCCTGAGATGTATGACGACCAATATGACCAAGACGATGACTCCGAACAAGACGGCCCTATCGCGTTGCCCCTCGAGGGGACCGACGGAGGAGATAGTTCGAGGGCCGACTTTTGGATCCCACAAGCTACTCCCGACGGGCGCTTGTTCTATTACAATATGATGACAGGAGACCGCAGCATGGAACTGCCCCTGGAGTCTCCCGTATCTTCAAACGAGACTGGTCCGCGAGATCGAATGAACGTCAATATCCCCGACAAAACCAGGCCGCCCCCTGAGATGATGGCCCGTGGCTTGACTCaagatgaggacgacgagtATCTGACGTCCGCATCCGAGGCCGAGGGCGACTCATCTAGACTGGCCTCACGCCGTTCCAAG CATACTAAACGCGCCTCTTTCGGTGCCTTATCCCCATCAACCTCTATGGACTCCATCAACGGCGCATCGCCTGTTGGCCGTCTGCGAAATGGTGCCTCGTCCAATGGCCATCTTACTGCAGGACAGGTCCCTAATATAGCATCCGCTACCTCTTTTACTAGCACTACCTATAACTTACCGACCACAGCTACCGTTCCTCGATCGTTTTTCGACGACGGCTCTACGCCTTCACTCAGCTGgactcttcttgtctctaATATGCGACGTGCTATTGATCGGTATCGggaagccatcatgaacaATAACCGCTCAGAATACGTAGCAAAAGCCGAAGACATATCTGACCATCTACGACTGCTACTCGCTGCTGGGTCAGGGACTACCGATAACCACTCTGGTCAGCCATCTATCATTTCAACGAACAAGGCCCTCTACCCCCACTTCCGAGACATGATGTCCAAATTCTCCAAGCTCGTAATCTCTTCTCACATAGCAGCTGCAGACTGGCCCAATGCCGAATCCATCCAGAAGTGCCTTCAGGAAGCTGACGGAGTTCTCATGGGCGTATACAGCTATGTGGAAGTGGCTCGACAACAACGAGGCGAGGAGATTCCTCGACTCTTCCCAGGCTTTGTGATTGGTAGCAACACAGGTGGGAGTTGGCAAAACAACGGCCTGGGCCCTCGAGATGAAATCACGGCCAACTTcctcgaagatgaagagggcgTCGTGGAGCCAACTGCAATTCTCGACAACAAGATGCTCGAGCGACTGGACGAACAGAAGCGCATTTTGGTATCCAGCATCCGAGAGCTcgacaagagcttggtcGTCCTAGAGAAAATAGTTACACCCTACAGGCATGAAGTTATCGGAAACAATGTTTGTTTTGCCGGTGGTAGGGTACTCGATACATTCAGACAATGGATTGCCATGATTGAATCGATCGATCTGTCTTCCCTTGGCAACAGCTTTCAGACGCCTCAATTAGCTGACCTCGGAACACACAAGCAGAGCCTTTACGACAATATCTCTGATCTTATTCTTGGATGCCAAGCTGTCGCCGGACCCTTGGCTGATGAATGGTCCGAAGTCCGTGGTGAAGCACTGGAGAATCGGCTGGAATATGTCAGACAATGTGCCAGAGCCCTGGAAACCAACTCTTCACATATCGGATTCTCACTTCAACTATTGTCTGAACAGGTTCAAATTAACATGCAACAACATCAGGCTGAAGTACGACCTCGGGAGAATTCCTTTGTCCGAAGCACCCTGCAACGAGGCGAGACAATGCCTTATGACCGACCGCACCAGCGAACAGAATCAAGGACTGCTCCTGTACGACCACCACTTATTACATCACAATCTTTCACCGAAGGCGAGCCTGCTCCTGGCAATATGCGACGAGGCGATTattccaaggtcaagaagatatTTGGCGAAGATCCTTCGCCTCAGGTTCCCGTGACCGAAGATACACCAGAATTCTTACTCCTAGATTATGAACATGAAGTCTCCTGGGATAGCAAGACCTCACCACCTACTGTCAAGGGAGGATCCCTCCTCGCTCTTGTTGAACAGTTAACTCGCCACGATAAGCTCGATTCGAACTTCAACAATACCTTTCTTCTCACTTACCGATCATTCACAACAGCTCGGGAACTTTTCGAGATGCTTATCAAGCGATTCAACATCCAACCGCCAGAAGGTCTATCACAGGCGGATTTCGAGATTTGGAGGGACCGAAAGCAAAAGCTTATTCGCTTCCGTGTTGTTAACATTCTAAAGAATTGGTTCGATAATTTCTGGATGGAGGATTATAACGACGAGTCAAAACAACTTGTTCGAGATGTCTACAGTTTCGCTAAAGACACGGTCAAGTCTACAGAAACTCCTGGTTCAGCACCCTTAATGGCGGTCCTTGATCAGAGGCTCAGTGGAAAGGAGGCTGGCGCTCGCAGGATGATTCAAACTGTGAACCAGAACACGCCAACACCGATCATGCCTAAgaacatgaagaagctcaagttcttggatattgatgtcgttgagttTGCCCGCCAGCTCACCATTGTCGAATCTCGCTTGTacggcaaggtcaaggcgaCAGAATGTCTGAACAAGACGTGGCAGAAGAAGGTCCCCGAGGGTGAGCCCGATTTGGCCCCCAACGTTAAAGCACTCATCCTCCACTCTAACCAGATGACCAACTGGGTTGCTGAGATGATTTTGGCGCAAATGGAAGTCAAGAAGCGAGTGGTTGTTATCAAGCACTTCGTTTCTGTTGCTGACGTGAGTAACTAA
- a CDS encoding hypothetical protein (At least one base has a quality score < 10) translates to MLKIQNRRRAASIHSSRTIHDPSGDSPSASVRITSAASVQASDQQSSTTRADRAWGLMNGIVGTAPMGAMYVRALYDYEADDRTSLSFHEGDVIQVITQLESGWWDGVINGVRGWFPSNYCQLITSPDDIPDSAHNGTFDAVEDDAEDPEMYDDQYDQDDDSEQDGPIALPLEGTDGGDSSRADFWIPQATPDGRLFYYNMMTGDRSMELPLESPVSSNETGPRDRMNVNIPDKTRPPPEMMARGLTQDEDDEYLTSASEAEGDSSRLASRRSKHTKRASFGALSPSTSMDSINGASPVGRLRNGASSNGHLTAGQVPNIASATSFTSTTYNLPTTATVPRSFFDDGSTPSLSWTLLVSNMRRAIDRYREAIMNNNRSEYVAKAEDISDHLRLLLAAGSGTTDNHSGQPSIISTNKALYPHFRDMMSKFSKLVISSHIAAADWPNAESIQKCLQEADGVLMGVYSYVEVARQQRGEEIPRLFPGFVIGSNTGGSWQNNGLGPRDEITANFLEDEEGVVEPTAILDNKMLERLDEQKRILVSSIRELDKSLVVLEKIVTPYRHEVIGNNVCFAGGRVLDTFRQWIAMIESIDLSSLGNSFQTPQLADLGTHKQSLYDNISDLILGCQAVAGPLADEWSEVRGEALENRLEYVRQCARALETNSSHIGFSLQLLSEQVQINMQQHQAEVRPRENSFVRSTLQRGETMPYDRPHQRTESRTAPVRPPLITSQSFTEGEPAPGNMRRGDYSKVKKIFGEDPSPQVPVTEDTPEFLLLDYEHEVSWDSKTSPPTVKGGSLLALVEQLTRHDKLDSNFNNTFLLTYRSFTTARELFEMLIKRFNIQPPEGLSQADFEIWRDRKQKLIRFRVVNILKNWFDNFWMEDYNDESKQLVRDVYSFAKDTVKSTETPGSAPLMAVLDQRLSGKEAGARRMIQTVNQNTPTPIMPKNMKKLKFLDIDVVEFARQLTIVESRLYGKVKATECLNKTWQKKVPEGEPDLAPNVKALILHSNQMTNWVAEMILAQMEVKKRVVVIKHFVSVADRCRSLNNFSTLTSIISALGTAPIARLKRTWDQVPQRTHATLESMRRVMASTKNFGEYREALHAANPPCIPFFGTDPFPRKAGDKSHY, encoded by the exons ATGCTCAAGATACAGAACCGCCGCCGTGCCGCCAGTATCCACTCTTCGCGCACTATCCACGACCCCTCCGGCGACTCACCGTCCGCTTCCGTGCGTATCACTTCTGCTGCCTCCGTTCAAGCTTCCGATCAACAATCCTCGACAACTCGGGCTGATCGCGCCTGGGGCCTCATGAACGGCATCGTCGGTACCGCCCCAATGGGGGCCATGTATGTCCGCGCCCTCTACGACTACGAGGCCGACGATCGCACTAGTCTCAGTTTCCATGAAGGAGATGTAATTCAAGTCATCACCCAGCTCGAGAGCGGCTGGTGGGATGGCGTTATAAATGGTGTTCGAGGCTGGTTCCCTAGCAACTACTGTCAGCTTATCACGAGTCCCGACGATATACCTGACAGCGCCCACAATGGAACCTTTGACGCTGTCGAGGATGATGCCGAAGACCCTGAGATGTATGACGACCAATATGACCAAGACGATGACTCCGAACAAGACGGCCCTATCGCGTTGCCCCTCGAGGGGACCGACGGAGGAGATAGTTCGAGGGCCGACTTTTGGATCCCACAAGCTACTCCCGACGGGCGCTTGTTCTATTACAATATGATGACAGGAGACCGCAGCATGGAACTGCCCCTGGAGTCTCCCGTATCTTCAAACGAGACTGGTCCGCGAGATCGAATGAACGTCAATATCCCCGACAAAACCAGGCCGCCCCCTGAGATGATGGCCCGTGGCTTGACTCaagatgaggacgacgagtATCTGACGTCCGCATCCGAGGCCGAGGGCGACTCATCTAGACTGGCCTCACGCCGTTCCAAG CATACTAAACGCGCCTCTTTCGGTGCCTTATCCCCATCAACCTCTATGGACTCCATCAACGGCGCATCGCCTGTTGGCCGTCTGCGAAATGGTGCCTCGTCCAATGGCCATCTTACTGCAGGACAGGTCCCTAATATAGCATCCGCTACCTCTTTTACTAGCACTACCTATAACTTACCGACCACAGCTACCGTTCCTCGATCGTTTTTCGACGACGGCTCTACGCCTTCACTCAGCTGgactcttcttgtctctaATATGCGACGTGCTATTGATCGGTATCGggaagccatcatgaacaATAACCGCTCAGAATACGTAGCAAAAGCCGAAGACATATCTGACCATCTACGACTGCTACTCGCTGCTGGGTCAGGGACTACCGATAACCACTCTGGTCAGCCATCTATCATTTCAACGAACAAGGCCCTCTACCCCCACTTCCGAGACATGATGTCCAAATTCTCCAAGCTCGTAATCTCTTCTCACATAGCAGCTGCAGACTGGCCCAATGCCGAATCCATCCAGAAGTGCCTTCAGGAAGCTGACGGAGTTCTCATGGGCGTATACAGCTATGTGGAAGTGGCTCGACAACAACGAGGCGAGGAGATTCCTCGACTCTTCCCAGGCTTTGTGATTGGTAGCAACACAGGTGGGAGTTGGCAAAACAACGGCCTGGGCCCTCGAGATGAAATCACGGCCAACTTcctcgaagatgaagagggcgTCGTGGAGCCAACTGCAATTCTCGACAACAAGATGCTCGAGCGACTGGACGAACAGAAGCGCATTTTGGTATCCAGCATCCGAGAGCTcgacaagagcttggtcGTCCTAGAGAAAATAGTTACACCCTACAGGCATGAAGTTATCGGAAACAATGTTTGTTTTGCCGGTGGTAGGGTACTCGATACATTCAGACAATGGATTGCCATGATTGAATCGATCGATCTGTCTTCCCTTGGCAACAGCTTTCAGACGCCTCAATTAGCTGACCTCGGAACACACAAGCAGAGCCTTTACGACAATATCTCTGATCTTATTCTTGGATGCCAAGCTGTCGCCGGACCCTTGGCTGATGAATGGTCCGAAGTCCGTGGTGAAGCACTGGAGAATCGGCTGGAATATGTCAGACAATGTGCCAGAGCCCTGGAAACCAACTCTTCACATATCGGATTCTCACTTCAACTATTGTCTGAACAGGTTCAAATTAACATGCAACAACATCAGGCTGAAGTACGACCTCGGGAGAATTCCTTTGTCCGAAGCACCCTGCAACGAGGCGAGACAATGCCTTATGACCGACCGCACCAGCGAACAGAATCAAGGACTGCTCCTGTACGACCACCACTTATTACATCACAATCTTTCACCGAAGGCGAGCCTGCTCCTGGCAATATGCGACGAGGCGATTattccaaggtcaagaagatatTTGGCGAAGATCCTTCGCCTCAGGTTCCCGTGACCGAAGATACACCAGAATTCTTACTCCTAGATTATGAACATGAAGTCTCCTGGGATAGCAAGACCTCACCACCTACTGTCAAGGGAGGATCCCTCCTCGCTCTTGTTGAACAGTTAACTCGCCACGATAAGCTCGATTCGAACTTCAACAATACCTTTCTTCTCACTTACCGATCATTCACAACAGCTCGGGAACTTTTCGAGATGCTTATCAAGCGATTCAACATCCAACCGCCAGAAGGTCTATCACAGGCGGATTTCGAGATTTGGAGGGACCGAAAGCAAAAGCTTATTCGCTTCCGTGTTGTTAACATTCTAAAGAATTGGTTCGATAATTTCTGGATGGAGGATTATAACGACGAGTCAAAACAACTTGTTCGAGATGTCTACAGTTTCGCTAAAGACACGGTCAAGTCTACAGAAACTCCTGGTTCAGCACCCTTAATGGCGGTCCTTGATCAGAGGCTCAGTGGAAAGGAGGCTGGCGCTCGCAGGATGATTCAAACTGTGAACCAGAACACGCCAACACCGATCATGCCTAAgaacatgaagaagctcaagttcttggatattgatgtcgttgagttTGCCCGCCAGCTCACCATTGTCGAATCTCGCTTGTacggcaaggtcaaggcgaCAGAATGTCTGAACAAGACGTGGCAGAAGAAGGTCCCCGAGGGTGAGCCCGATTTGGCCCCCAACGTTAAAGCACTCATCCTCCACTCTAACCAGATGACCAACTGGGTTGCTGAGATGATTTTGGCGCAAATGGAAGTCAAGAAGCGAGTGGTTGTTATCAAGCACTTCGTTTCTGTTGCTGAC CGTTGCCGCTCCCTGAACAACTTCTCAACATTAACATCGATTATTTCCGCATTGGGCACTGCACCCATCGCTCGTCTTAAGCGAACATGGGACCAGGTACCCCAACGTACACACGCTACATTAGAATCGATGCGGCGGGTGATGGCAAGCACCAAGAACTTCGGAGAGTACCGAGAGGCTCTTCATGCAGCCAACCCCCCTTGTATCCCTTTCTTCGGTACGGACCCCTTTCCCCGAAAAGCAGGTGACAAATCACATTATTAA